In Oncorhynchus keta strain PuntledgeMale-10-30-2019 unplaced genomic scaffold, Oket_V2 Un_scaffold_17407_pilon_pilon, whole genome shotgun sequence, the following are encoded in one genomic region:
- the LOC118381813 gene encoding leucine-rich repeat and immunoglobulin-like domain-containing nogo receptor-interacting protein 1-B isoform X1 — MTVLVSSRMVSGEAGGHSYLVACWQPILVLMLGTVLSGSTTGCPSRCECNAQERSVVCHRRRLASFPEGIPIETKLLDLSKNRLKSLGPEEFINYPQLEELQLNENNISSMEPGAFSNLVGLRTLGLRNNQLKLIQLGVFTGLSNLTQLDISENRIVILLDYMFQELYNLKALEVGDNDLVFISHRAFHGLSSLEQLTMERCNLTSVPTEALSHLHNLLSLRLRHLTVNAVRDYSFKRLERLRVLEISYWPYLDTMTSKCLYGLNITSLTITNCNLTAIPYQAIRHLGHLLFLNLSFNPIDTVEGNKLHNLMRLQAFHLVGGRLATIEPYSFRGLNHLRVLNVSSNSLSTLEESVFHSVGNLETLALYGNPLACDCRLLWVFRRRWRLNFNRQQPSCSLPEAVQGKEFKDFPDILPSNSFTCQKSRIQDHKALQKHVDEGTTVHYTCQADGDPAPVIMWLSPKKQFITTKSVGRLSVSPEGTLEVRYAQIQDNGTYLCIASNAAGNDTKPAHLHVHSYSPNWPHQPNKTFAFISNQPSEDGANGTLAQVPFPFDVKTLIIATTMGFISFLGVVLFCLVILFLWSRGKGNVKPNIEIEYVPRKAEAGESSPTGDAPRKFNMKMM, encoded by the coding sequence GTAAGCAGTAGAATGGTGTCCGGGGAGGCAGGTGGGCACAGCTACCTGGTGGCGTGCTGGCAGCCCATCCTGGTCCTAATGCTGGGCACTGTCCTCTCCGGCTCCACCACCGGCTGCCCGTCCCGCTGTGAGTGTAATGCTCAGGAACGTTCCGTGGTGTGCCATCGACGGAGGCTGGCCTCGTTTCCCGAGGGCATCCCCATCGAGACGAAACTACTGGACCTCAGCAAGAACCGTCTGAAAAGCCTGGGGCCTGAGGAGTTCATCAACTACCCACAGCTGGAGGAGCTGCAGCTCAATGAGAACAATATCTCTTCCATGGAGCCCGGGGCTTTTAGCAACCTTGTCGGCTTGCGGACTCTGGGGCTGCGCAACAACCAGCTTAAGCTGATCCAGTTGGGAGTGTTCACAGGCCTCAGCAACCTCACCCAGCTGGACATTAGCGAGAACAGAATTGTCATCCTGCTGGACTACATGTTCCAGGAGCTGTACAATCTGAAGGCTCTGGAAGTCGGCGATAACGACCTGGTGTTCATCTCTCACCGAGCGTTCCACGGCCTCAGCAGCCTGGAACAGCTGACCATGGAGCGGTGCAACCTGACCTCGGTGCCCACTGAGGCCCTGAGCCATCTGCACAACCTGCTGTCGCTGCGACTACGCCACCTCACCGTCAATGCCGTCAGGGATTACTCCTTCAAGAGGCTTGAACGCCTGAGGGTGTTAGAGATCTCCTACTGGCCCTACCTGGACACCATGACTTCCAAATGCCTGTACGGCCTCaacatcacctccctgaccatcaCAAACTGTAACCTCACCGCCATCCCTTACCAGGCCATCCGACACCTTGGGCACCTTCTCTTTCTCAACTTGTCTTTTAATCCCATTGACACGGTGGAGGGGAACAAGCTGCACAATCTAATGAGGCTCCAGGCCTTCCACTTGGTAGGAGGGAGATTAGCCACAATCGAGCCCTACTCCTTCCGGGGCTTGAACCATCTCCGAGTCCTCAACGTATCCAGCAATAGCCTGAGCACCCTGGAGGAATCTGTGTTTCACTCCGTGGGGAACCTGGAGACCCTGGCACTGTACGGGAACCCACTGGCCTGCGACTGCCGACTGCTCTGGGTCTTCCGTCGCCGCTGGAGGCTCAACTTCAACCGGCAGCAGCCCTCCTGCTCTTTGCCCGAGGCCGTGCAGGGCAAGGAGTTCAAAGACTTCCCCGACATCCTCCCCTCCAATTCCTTCACCTGCCAGAAGTCCAGGATACAAGACCACAAGGCACTGCAGAAGCACGTAGACGAGGGCACAACGGTCCATTACACATGCCAGGCTGACGGCGACCCAGCCCCCGTGATCATGTGGCTGTCCCCCAAGAAGCAGTTCATCACCACCAAGTCCGTGGGGCGTCTCAGCGTGTCCCCCGAGGGCACGCTAGAGGTGCGCTACGCCCAGATCCAGGACAACGGTACCTACCTGTGCATCGCCAGCAACGCCGCAGGGAATGACACCAAGCCTGCCCACCTGCATGTGCACAGCTACTCGCCCAACTGGCCGCACCAGCCCAACAAGACGTTTGCTTTCATCTCCAACCAGCCCAGCGAGGACGGGGCCAACGGGACTCTGGCCCAGGTTCCCTTCCCATTCGACGTGAAGACTCTGATCATCGCCACCACCATGGGATTTATCTCGTTCCTCGGCGTCGTCCTCTTCTGTCTCGTCATCCTCTTCCTCTGGAGCAGAGGAAAAGGCAACGTTAAGCCAAACATAGAGATTGAGTATGTACCGCGTAAGGCGGAGGCAGGTGAGAGTAGTCCAACCGGCGATGCGCCACGTAAATTCAACATGAAAATGATGTGA
- the LOC118381813 gene encoding leucine-rich repeat and immunoglobulin-like domain-containing nogo receptor-interacting protein 1-B isoform X2 has protein sequence MVSGEAGGHSYLVACWQPILVLMLGTVLSGSTTGCPSRCECNAQERSVVCHRRRLASFPEGIPIETKLLDLSKNRLKSLGPEEFINYPQLEELQLNENNISSMEPGAFSNLVGLRTLGLRNNQLKLIQLGVFTGLSNLTQLDISENRIVILLDYMFQELYNLKALEVGDNDLVFISHRAFHGLSSLEQLTMERCNLTSVPTEALSHLHNLLSLRLRHLTVNAVRDYSFKRLERLRVLEISYWPYLDTMTSKCLYGLNITSLTITNCNLTAIPYQAIRHLGHLLFLNLSFNPIDTVEGNKLHNLMRLQAFHLVGGRLATIEPYSFRGLNHLRVLNVSSNSLSTLEESVFHSVGNLETLALYGNPLACDCRLLWVFRRRWRLNFNRQQPSCSLPEAVQGKEFKDFPDILPSNSFTCQKSRIQDHKALQKHVDEGTTVHYTCQADGDPAPVIMWLSPKKQFITTKSVGRLSVSPEGTLEVRYAQIQDNGTYLCIASNAAGNDTKPAHLHVHSYSPNWPHQPNKTFAFISNQPSEDGANGTLAQVPFPFDVKTLIIATTMGFISFLGVVLFCLVILFLWSRGKGNVKPNIEIEYVPRKAEAGESSPTGDAPRKFNMKMM, from the coding sequence ATGGTGTCCGGGGAGGCAGGTGGGCACAGCTACCTGGTGGCGTGCTGGCAGCCCATCCTGGTCCTAATGCTGGGCACTGTCCTCTCCGGCTCCACCACCGGCTGCCCGTCCCGCTGTGAGTGTAATGCTCAGGAACGTTCCGTGGTGTGCCATCGACGGAGGCTGGCCTCGTTTCCCGAGGGCATCCCCATCGAGACGAAACTACTGGACCTCAGCAAGAACCGTCTGAAAAGCCTGGGGCCTGAGGAGTTCATCAACTACCCACAGCTGGAGGAGCTGCAGCTCAATGAGAACAATATCTCTTCCATGGAGCCCGGGGCTTTTAGCAACCTTGTCGGCTTGCGGACTCTGGGGCTGCGCAACAACCAGCTTAAGCTGATCCAGTTGGGAGTGTTCACAGGCCTCAGCAACCTCACCCAGCTGGACATTAGCGAGAACAGAATTGTCATCCTGCTGGACTACATGTTCCAGGAGCTGTACAATCTGAAGGCTCTGGAAGTCGGCGATAACGACCTGGTGTTCATCTCTCACCGAGCGTTCCACGGCCTCAGCAGCCTGGAACAGCTGACCATGGAGCGGTGCAACCTGACCTCGGTGCCCACTGAGGCCCTGAGCCATCTGCACAACCTGCTGTCGCTGCGACTACGCCACCTCACCGTCAATGCCGTCAGGGATTACTCCTTCAAGAGGCTTGAACGCCTGAGGGTGTTAGAGATCTCCTACTGGCCCTACCTGGACACCATGACTTCCAAATGCCTGTACGGCCTCaacatcacctccctgaccatcaCAAACTGTAACCTCACCGCCATCCCTTACCAGGCCATCCGACACCTTGGGCACCTTCTCTTTCTCAACTTGTCTTTTAATCCCATTGACACGGTGGAGGGGAACAAGCTGCACAATCTAATGAGGCTCCAGGCCTTCCACTTGGTAGGAGGGAGATTAGCCACAATCGAGCCCTACTCCTTCCGGGGCTTGAACCATCTCCGAGTCCTCAACGTATCCAGCAATAGCCTGAGCACCCTGGAGGAATCTGTGTTTCACTCCGTGGGGAACCTGGAGACCCTGGCACTGTACGGGAACCCACTGGCCTGCGACTGCCGACTGCTCTGGGTCTTCCGTCGCCGCTGGAGGCTCAACTTCAACCGGCAGCAGCCCTCCTGCTCTTTGCCCGAGGCCGTGCAGGGCAAGGAGTTCAAAGACTTCCCCGACATCCTCCCCTCCAATTCCTTCACCTGCCAGAAGTCCAGGATACAAGACCACAAGGCACTGCAGAAGCACGTAGACGAGGGCACAACGGTCCATTACACATGCCAGGCTGACGGCGACCCAGCCCCCGTGATCATGTGGCTGTCCCCCAAGAAGCAGTTCATCACCACCAAGTCCGTGGGGCGTCTCAGCGTGTCCCCCGAGGGCACGCTAGAGGTGCGCTACGCCCAGATCCAGGACAACGGTACCTACCTGTGCATCGCCAGCAACGCCGCAGGGAATGACACCAAGCCTGCCCACCTGCATGTGCACAGCTACTCGCCCAACTGGCCGCACCAGCCCAACAAGACGTTTGCTTTCATCTCCAACCAGCCCAGCGAGGACGGGGCCAACGGGACTCTGGCCCAGGTTCCCTTCCCATTCGACGTGAAGACTCTGATCATCGCCACCACCATGGGATTTATCTCGTTCCTCGGCGTCGTCCTCTTCTGTCTCGTCATCCTCTTCCTCTGGAGCAGAGGAAAAGGCAACGTTAAGCCAAACATAGAGATTGAGTATGTACCGCGTAAGGCGGAGGCAGGTGAGAGTAGTCCAACCGGCGATGCGCCACGTAAATTCAACATGAAAATGATGTGA